agttATTAAACAGAGAACTGATAActtgataattaatattatatattgtattcattaaaatagataatattattttaaattttaaaggcaattatctttaataaaaatcataatttttctctattttttttcctaatctTGAGTcccttaatttttatatttaatacaacataaaataaccaatagttttataaaataactaattttccttttttttaacagtaaattgaaatttaagtaaaatgtaaagaattagaaatttaaaaaaaataaagtaatttaaaaataaaaagactcaacttttttaaaattaaatggttttgatataaataatttcgttataaataaatttcattattttaaaacatattattttttagaaacgTTTTTCTAAAGTCTCATAACTTCCTCTATTAGTACGATTGAAGAACCAAGACTATAAGATTAATCCTAGCGATtagttcttcaatttagacCGATCGGTTTATCTCATCAAGTAAGTTGagtttctactctttttcttTGGTCTTTTCTTGTATTTATTACATGTGGGTTACATTCAGCTTACATGGTCTTTTGAGTTTTTACTATGAGTCTTTGTTTATCGGTGGTTATAACAGTATACCTTAAGCGTGTTTTTATTGTTCATTGGAACATATAAAGCTTCCTGAGCTTTTAGAGTTGTTTTAGGACCCTATAACTATTTGATCATCTATTAGGTAATGAAAGCTAGTTACTTTGATTTTAGCCTATAGGCAAGTTTTGATTTATGCTTGTATGTTTGTATGGTGGTTGGATTATATAATTGAGTTTTCTGATGGGATATGACCTGTTGAGTTGAATTAGGAAGCTTGAATTGCATTAGATATAATATGATTGAAACTCTGTTATGATTGAATGATTAAGCTTGTATTTGGAGTGAATTGTATTGTGGAAATACATATGATCCAAGAATTGGTTAATTTGAACGTTTGTGGTTGGTGTTAGACTGGTTTTAGAGGGTTGGAATCACATAAATTTGTAGAATTTTATTCTGCATAATTATGCAGACTCAGTAAGCGAGCATATACTCACTTGACATAGTCAAAGTCAGAGAATTCACTGACTTGATAGTCATTGGGCGAGAATATACTCGTTGGATGACTTTTAAGAGTATTTAAGTTTGTAAGTTTCAGTAGTTTTTTCGCTGAGCGAGCAGATTTGGTCGTTGAATGAGTGTGCTTTCAAGCACTACTAGCTAAGCAAGCAAATTTGGTGACTGAGCGAATGGACTTTCGTTGAGTGGGCATATTTAATGGCTTAATGAAAATACTAGAATTTTAACTAAGTTTTCATATACTTCTTATCATGTGTTTAACGAGTGTGATTATGTGAATGTTAAAAACAACGATTGGTTTATAATATGATTATGAGTATGTATGGCGTTTATTCATGTATGATAATATGATGACTAGTTTGTGATGTGTAATTGAGAAAGGTTGGAACCGATCCAATGAGGAATTGAGGGTGATGTTGTTAATGTGTACTTTGGCATGtggtgtaacatcccaaaatatagtataaactaCATAATAGAATAATCACATATAATAGTATGATAGACCACTTATTACTTGGTTTATGATGTATGAAAATGTTATATGATGATTCTGCATATGTGTAAAACTAATGATTATGTTTAGGTGTTGTTATTGAAGATTATTAGATGTTGTTTTCATGTTGATTGTGGTTCTGCATAATTCTGGTTCAGTGGCCGAGTGGAATTGGGAGGAAGTGTGGTAGTGAAAATGGGGAACTTCTGTTATGTGTGAGTTTGGTCTGTATGGGAAATGTGGGTAAGTTGTTTAAGACTTGTTAGAATCCTTGAGTCACTGAAAAAATGTACCAAAAGTAAGAAATTTGATTCATGATTCTGCAGAATTGACTCTCAAATATGAGATGAAACTCTCTAAATACtatattttggaatgttacaTGTGGGGATTCTGAAAGTAGGTATCTTGGTATACTACCAACCATTTAACTTATATAGAGATGAATGGGGTAGAAGAGAGAATGTCAGGATGTCTTTATCTTGGACAAGGTCTCAGGTTTGAAAGATTAATCTCATGAGTAGTAGGGTGATAACCCCTACGTTTATCACTCTACAGAGTATAAATACTACTACAGGTGCATACTTATATTGAATACATATGTCGAATTATGTATCTAGTTAATTGAGTCTAGAGTCAACtgattatatgtttatatgaatTATAGAATGTTATAAATGTTGAACTACTGTGTGATGctttaaattgtttatgaagtttatttttttttttaacactagcttaccctgttgtctttttttgttgtatttggtgtgttatttgtttcttttgcaatgatcaccttattGGTGTGAGTAGATGAGGGATAGGTGTTGAAGCATCTCTAATGGAGGATGATGAAGCTACATAACATTTTCTCGGTTTCTAGTGgctatttttatctcttttagatatatttattattatagttattttcttctagataaatgtattaatactatatttataagttaagaCAAATTTGGgttgttttatcaattttataatgcCTTATTTTATCAATGGTAAGTTACTAAAATTAGGTTGTTACATTTGGGTATGAGAGTAATTCTTCCTTAGGATAACATAAGGGTTGtgtgtttgttgtgtcttgtcaaGTTTATATTGTAGAGTTTGTGCATTTAACTAAAAGTATTGAGAACAAAAAATCTCTTGATAAAGGTAATGAAGGTACACACTCATGATTATATCAAAGAtaatttcctttcttaattttgaagGTTTAGGAAATGTAGAGTTTGGTTTGTTAAAGGGAGAAAAAGTTTTGTTTTCTATAGCAATTATTATCATGTTCTTGCCCCTATGATAGTGTTAAGTACTTTATAGTGGCAAAGTTATAGTGGCAAAGGAATACAAGTCTAAGGATAACTTGACTTGTTTACCTTTATGAGATTTGGATAAAGCCTTTGAGATAATTTCTTGTCTAAATAATGTAGGGATGTTGTGTGTTGGAGTTTAAGAGTTAGAAGATCATAACTTTGGGTTTCAAAGGATGGGGAAAGATGTTGGAGTTTAAAAGCAACACTTTGGATTGAAGGAGTTTCAAGAATAGGTTTTGAGATTAGATATATAAGTTTTGTAAGAGGAGTTgagtttaaagagaaaaataaagggAGCTTTTGGGGTGCGCTTTTGTACCAAAGTTTGAGAAATCAACTTGGTTTTGCATATCAAAAATGTCAGAAGTATGGAGAAAGAGAGTGATGGAAGGTTGAAGTTAAAACTAAGGAGGACATAAAAACTCTGAAGTGAACCAAAAGAGATCACTAGAAAAGGAGACTAAGGTGAAGAAGAACTTGAAGAGCACTCAAGCAAGGTGGTGTTCTAGGTTAGGTAAACatattctttaattataataaagtatCGTAAAGGTTTTGTGCTTAATTCAATAATCAAAAGGATATGATTGGATCTTCTCAACAAGTATCAATACATCAAAGTCAATATTACTCAGGATGTTCAAGATTAGTGATTTATATAGTAATAAAAGGTTGACGTTAGGTCAAGGTGAAAGATTTTAAGCATCAAAGGAAGAAACACATAAATTcagttttataagaaaaaacaatgcTAATGAACATGAAACacgaggaaaaaagaaaaaaagtcttaaaaaaagtttaaaggaTGTCAACAAGTAGTAATTGCTGAAGTAATTACCATAAATTATCAAAGAGCTTGAGTTGATCTAGAAGTTGAGTTGATTTAGAAGTGAAACTCtaataaaagtttgaagaaaatttACTCAGAGACAGTAACTTGACTATATCTAATGACTTCTTAAGTTTCAAGAAGAATCTTATCCAgtacattaaaaaagaaataaataacatttagaAACAcgagtatttttcttttaattaaaatgaatgcaAATGCGatgtaataaaatttcaaagtatatatatatatatatatatatatatatatatatatatatatatatatatatatatatatgcgcGCGTGTAACTTACCGTTATATGAATCACGATTTCAAAAATTATAGTTAGAAGAATTAGATCGAAGGTTTAATTATTCAAGTAGTGAAAAAAGAGACTAAGGTTATCAAAGATGATTAGGCTTTTTTATTAATGGTCAAGGGTAAAAATGTAATCGATGatctaaatcatattttttaagtaGATCGTAATGTTTAGGTAGACGCACGGTCTCGTGTCGGGctaataaactttattttttctcttttagcagataattttaaacatcagaattaaaaaaataaaatatatatttcaaaacttatgtcaacatttaataaaactaatttgaaattttaaatatgataatttgaTGTGTAAATTAACACATAATAAAACAATcacctttaattttttataatatagttattaaaataagtcaACCTACAAGTTTACAAGTCAACCACATAAACTTATAAGTCATTCCGGAATTAAACACAGTTTGATTTAGGCTTATCCACCttgaaaaaatgtttcaaatttaaaatttgcaaACTTTTAACAATACTTATTTATGATTAACTCAGTTGATAACCAACCTATGATGTCGAAGGAAACAAACATCATGTTCACTGTTTTTGTCAATATTCTTTCTTGTCAAACAAAGAGTGTGGAGGTGTGTGTTTGtttcttgtttccttttttcaaGACACAAGGAGAAATATTGCACAGATATTGCAAGAAATATTGAACTACAAAATCAGTGGGGAAGGGGATTAAACCCCAAATTCCcaagtaatatattttctattgcTTTCATTTAATCTTTTCCCCCTATACTCAACcaatttattttccattttgagACACTCTAAGTACATTAGTTTCCAAACTATGACAGTGGCTTTCTATGTATAACCTATGAAGTAATTTGAATCACAGAAAACAGAACTGTCACCACTCACCCAGCCTGCAGATGCAAACATCTAATACTCAGTTTGGTACATCAAAGACTGATACAACAAATACTGAGAAGAGAGCATGTTACCTAAGTTTTAGATACAAAGGACCAAATTTTTTTCCACGCGCTAATCAATGTTTGATGAGCAGAAACATGTCCTTCCATCACAATATCAGCTGCAGGTCCCACTTCACGGACAAATTTGACAGATTCTGAAAGCCGATTGAGAAGGTTCATCAATGCAATTACCTCATTCCTTTGCAGCTGCAGCTGAAGGATTTTCAAGTGCAATTTATAAGGTGTTGGTCACTTAACAATAGTGTGAAGggaggaagaaaaaataaattctgaGGTAAAATGTACTTACAGTTTGACTTGAATTTTCTTGACTATCAACAGAGAAGAGAATTTTTAATGCAGTTCCAAGACCAAGAACCTGAAGCTTACCCCACAATCGACACTTCTCACATCCTATACAATCCATCAATGCACTGTTtccacaaaaaatatattattcaattgcCAGTgagataaataaatgaaaaaagagcGTAAAATGAATCAGTAGTAGAATAATAAACGGAGAACAAGTAAAAGAATCGGTCACTTAGCTGTCTTATACAATCAAAAGTTATGCTCAGATGCGATCAGCACTCAAAAAGTCCAGATAAACCCACTTAACATCCATCAGTATGTGGAAACTCAAAAGAGACTAAAATTCCAAAGCATGaagatgaaaaaggaaaatcatgcTTATCAATTACAGGATTTTGGGAAAAATCCAACCTACAAACTTTGATTCCTTCCACAAATATTCTTTTGTGAGCATTACTATGAATCATTACTAATGAATTGTGTTTTCTACATATTTGTTAGTAGTATGAAGCATGCCTACAACAGACTAAGTCACAACAAgcataacaaattataaatggataacATTTAGCTAGCCCAGTACCAAGTCCACTAGTTTTTAGTAATACCTGATGTTCCTAAATTGTTGTTGAATTTTCAGTTTTAGCTCAGGTCCACTTTGGCCTCTCCACAAATTAGCTTCATCAAATGGAATCGGACAAGCAGCTTGAAGCTTGGGGTCATGAAGTAGCTGTTTTATCAAGGACTGTGTCTTAAGGTCCTCATTATGGTTACCTGTATCATACTCTGCCTGTTCCAGATAATCTGCAGcctaaaaaagaataaagagcAACGTAGATTGCATCAAGAATATTATTAACtagtatttttaaaagaagaatgaaatagCAAGAATAATCCATATATAGATGCACAGTTTGTGACGTTAAACCATCACATTTTATACTCACCTTGGTCACTGCTCGCAGCACAAAGAGAAAAGTGAAATACAAATTGCTGACACGATCAGGGTATTTTAGGACTCGATCATACACCAAAGTAAGATTTTGGCCCCactgaaacaataaaaaagaaagaagttagatattgaaatatatttttcttatgttcAGTGAAACATATTAGTGGCTCAAATATGCAATAGCTATATTAATTCCTGAACCAATGCAAATTTGTTTCCAAACAGAAAATTAGCTATTGCTAGAAAGAGGAACGTGAGATTTACCAAATTTGAAGCTTCATCAAGTAGATAATCAGCAGCTATATGTACTGATATGGAGGAGTGAAGACCAGATATCAATTTATACAAAATCTTTTCCTCTTGGCATAACTCTTGAGACGGATCTGCAGAA
This DNA window, taken from Vigna radiata var. radiata cultivar VC1973A chromosome 5, Vradiata_ver6, whole genome shotgun sequence, encodes the following:
- the LOC106759883 gene encoding endoplasmic reticulum oxidoreductin-1; translated protein: MVKTEPKKKGWGVPWLWVLMPLVAVFVAMAVSSKTSPRISLSGAIDRACQCARGAPKFSGMVEDCCCDYETVDHLNEEVLNPSLQELVKTPFFRYFKVKLWCDCPFWPDDGMCRLRDCSVCECPENEFPESFKKPHAFSMNDLVCQEGKPQAAVDRTLDSKVFRGWTEIDNPWTNDDETDNDEMTYVNLQLNPERYTGYSGASARRIWDAVYSENCPKYPSQELCQEEKILYKLISGLHSSISVHIAADYLLDEASNLWGQNLTLVYDRVLKYPDRVSNLYFTFLFVLRAVTKAADYLEQAEYDTGNHNEDLKTQSLIKQLLHDPKLQAACPIPFDEANLWRGQSGPELKLKIQQQFRNISALMDCIGCEKCRLWGKLQVLGLGTALKILFSVDSQENSSQTLQLQRNEVIALMNLLNRLSESVKFVREVGPAADIVMEGHVSAHQTLISAWKKIWSFVSKT